Proteins encoded by one window of Phycisphaerae bacterium:
- a CDS encoding prepilin-type N-terminal cleavage/methylation domain-containing protein has protein sequence MKAEKTTIRAGFTLVELAVVIVIIGVLAAFAVPRFRASVERSKAAEAFNYLSAIQAAQERYHARQGIYAADVNDLDVQFSAPKYFTVAEVAGEDLETAWSLTLTRTGAAAGYGEYTVIFTQEGFDETNSTIADEDHVDINPMQT, from the coding sequence ATGAAAGCGGAAAAAACAACTATTAGAGCCGGCTTCACGTTGGTCGAGCTCGCGGTGGTCATCGTGATCATCGGTGTGCTTGCTGCTTTTGCCGTACCGAGGTTTAGAGCTTCGGTCGAACGGTCAAAGGCCGCAGAAGCATTCAACTACCTGTCAGCGATACAGGCTGCTCAGGAACGTTACCATGCCAGACAGGGCATCTATGCTGCTGATGTAAACGACCTTGATGTTCAATTCAGCGCACCGAAGTATTTCACCGTTGCTGAGGTTGCCGGTGAAGACCTTGAGACAGCATGGAGTCTGACTCTTACACGTACCGGCGCTGCAGCAGGTTACGGCGAATACACAGTAATATTCACACAGGAAGGCTTCGATGAGACCAATAGCACAATTGCTGATGAAGATCATGTGGATATTAACCCAATGCAGACCTAA
- a CDS encoding prepilin-type N-terminal cleavage/methylation domain-containing protein, giving the protein MKKTITQSGFTLVELAVVIVIIGVLAAFAVPRFRASVERSKAAESFNYLSAIQAAQERYHAKQGTYAADTNDLDIQFSAPKYFSVGEVQGESLETTWSLTLTRSGNAAGYGEYTVTFTEQGYDAENSTISTLDDINPLQT; this is encoded by the coding sequence ATGAAAAAGACAATTACACAAAGCGGTTTCACACTGGTTGAGCTTGCAGTGGTAATTGTGATTATCGGCGTACTGGCTGCTTTTGCCGTACCGCGGTTCAGAGCCTCGGTCGAACGGTCAAAGGCTGCAGAATCATTTAACTACCTGTCGGCCATACAGGCGGCTCAGGAACGTTATCACGCCAAGCAGGGCACCTATGCTGCTGACACAAATGACCTTGACATTCAGTTCTCCGCACCGAAGTATTTCTCGGTTGGCGAAGTTCAAGGCGAGAGTCTGGAGACTACATGGAGTCTGACTCTTACACGCAGTGGAAATGCGGCCGGCTATGGCGAGTACACGGTAACATTTACCGAGCAGGGTTATGACGCCGAGAACAGTACTATTTCAACTCTCGATGATATTAACCCGCTGCAAACGTAA